The Planctellipticum variicoloris DNA window AACCCCGGAGACTTCGGATGACCGCTGGGTCATGGTCATCAAGAATGAAATGGCTCCCGAGCAAGGGGGCAAGAATCTGCGCCTGACGTTCGGTGCGCACATGCAGGGACCTTACGAAACGACGCTTGGCCCGCCGATCGTCGGCGCCGGGACCGACATCGTCAATACAATGGGGGAAGGCCCCTCCCTGCTGAAGCATTCCGGCACATGGTTTCTGTACTGGGACGCCCCAGATAGCCCTCATTCCTATTGCCTTGCAACCAGTCGAGATTTGAAGGTCTGGAAGAATCGCTCGGAAGAAATGTCGCTGCCCGCAGTCAAAATGCGTCATGGAACGGTGCTGATCGTTCCGGAGGCTGCCGTCGCCAAGGCTCTGCCGGCGAGCCGATGAGCCGGAAGTTGCTGAACGGTCAGACTGATTCTGACATCGACGGCGGACGGAATGCCGGAATTGAACACAGGAAGGGGCAGGAGATGGCTTCGATCTGGGACGGTTTTCGCGGTCATTTTGACCAGATCGAGATGTTTCGGCGGACCGTCGAGCGCGGCCGACTGACGCAGGCCTACCTGCTGGTGGGGCCTGAGGGGATCGGCAAGCAGCTTTTCGCCCGTCGGCTTGCCGAATGCCTGCTGTGCCAGAACCGTCCGCGCAACCAACTCGAAGCGTGTGGTGAATGTCCGGGCTGCCGACCGTTTCTGGCTGGCGCGCATCCGGATTATCTGTTTGTCGATCGCGAGCCCGGCAAGCGGGAGTTGACCGTCGGCAAGATTGTCGGCGACGACGATCAACAGGGGTTATGCCACGATCTTGCTCTGCGGCCGCTACCCGGCTCGCGGAAAGTCGCCGTCGTCAACGACGCCGATACGATGAACGACGTGACTGCGAACGCGCTTCTGAAGACTCTGGAAGAGCCGCCTGACGGGGCTGTGTTATTTCTGATCGCGTCCAATCTGGATTCGGTGCTGCCGACGATCCGGTCCCGCTGCCAGTTGGTGCGATTCTCGCCCTTGTCCACGGACGAAATCGCCGGGCTGCTTGAATTGCAGGGTGTGACTGCCACGCGCGACGAGGCCGCGGCGGTCGCGGCTCTCAGCGAGGGGAGTCTGGCGACCGCCCGGCAATTGCTCGACCCGGGGCTCCGGGGGCTGCAGTTGCTGCTCCTCGACGAACTGTCGCGACTCGATTTCAGCGGCCTGGGGCTGGCGAAGCGACTGCAGGAGGGGCTCGACAAGCTCAGCAGTGAAGCGGCGGAGCAGAGGGTCTTTGCGCACTGGCTGATTCGGTTCACGGTGGAGTTCTATCGGGCAGTCCTCTGGGAAATCGGCGGCGCATCGGCCGATGCCGGTGCGGCGACCAAAGCGGCCTGCGCCTGGATCGACGCACTCCCGCTGACTGCGGAAGAGGCTACGGACCTTGTCGGCCAACTGATCGAGCGCGCCGCTCAGGCGACCGGACACATTGAACAGAATGTGTCCGTGTCGCTGGCGCTGGAAGGTCTCTTCGACGAGCTGGCCCGCCTGACCCGAGCGGGCCTGCCCTCCCGACAGGCCCTGGCCCGCTGAATTTCGCCAGATGCCAGTCTCAGCCCGCCTCTTTCGGGGCGCGGCCATCTGCTGATTCCCCCGGGACAAAGCGGTATCCAGTCCCCCGGACTGACAGAATATGCTTTGGCTGGGCGGGATCCGGCTCAATGACCTTCCGGAGCCGCAGGACGAAATTGTCGATCGACCGCGTTGTCACGTCCGCCGTTTCGTCCCAGACATGCTCGAGGATCTTCTGTCGCGACAGCACTTCGTTCGGATGCTCGATAAAGTACCGGAGCAACTGCATTTCCAGCGTGGTGAGATTGTGCCTGCGTCCGCCGACCAGGACTTCGAACGTCCGGAAATTGACTTTGACGTTGCCGAACTCCGCGACGGACTGCGCCGAGCCGGGCTGTTCGCCGGACGTTTCATGGGACTGCAGCAGCGTCCGATGGCGTTCCAGCAGATTCTTCACCCGGTTCAGCAGCTCGGGCAGTGCGAAGGGCTTGGTGATGTACTGGTCGGTCCCGCAGTCGAAGGCGTGCATCTTGTCTTCGCTGAGAGTCCGGGCGCTCAGGACCAGCACCGGAACCAGCTTGTCCAGCGAGCGGATGGCGGTACACGTTTCGTAGCCGCTCATCCCCGGCAGCATCAGGTCCAGGATGACCAGACTGACCGGCGGAGACGCCGCCTGGAACAACTGCAGCGCCGTCGGTCCATCTCCGGCCAGCAGAACCTCGTAGCCCTCCTGCTCGAAGTTGAATTTCAGTCCTGCGGCGAGGGCGTCTTCGTCTTCAACAATCAGGATCGTGGTCATGCCCCGGCCTTCCTCCCCGGCAGATCGACTTCAAAGACGCTGCCCTGTCCCCCCTGGCGGTCATGCACGGTGATCCGTCCTTTGAGTTGCCGCACCAGCGTCTGGACAATGTACAGCCCCAGCCCGGTTCCCTTTTGACGACGGGTCAGCTCGCTCCCGGCTCGAAAAAACAGGCCGAAAATCCGCTTGCGAAGTTCGGGGGGAACGCCTTCCCCATTATCCGCAATCCGTGTGATCACGCGACCCCGCTCCACACGGACCTGGATTTCGACGCGGGGCGGCGTATCGCCGTACTTGATGGCGTTGTCGAGCAGGTTGCGGAAGATCGTGTCCAGCACCAGCCCGCTGGCATGCAGGATCGCCGGCTGGAGATCGTACTGGATCGTTTCAGACTCTTCGCACTTGTGATGGACGCAGGCCGCCTGGGCGCAGCGCCGGAGGAGGGACTCCAGATCGATGTCGGCGGGGTCGGCCTGCGTTCCGATGGCATCGAGCCGGCCGACTTCGAGAAGCTGGTTAATCAGGTGATCGAGCCGTTCGAGTTCCTGTTCCATCACGCGGTAGAACTTCGTCCGCTGCTGGTCGTCGAGGGTCCGCAGTTCGAGGGTCTCCAGGTACAGTTTGAGCGTCGCGATCGGCGATTTGAGCTCGTGCGTGACGCTGTCGATGAAGTTGGCCTGCCGCTGGTTCAGCCGGACTTCCTTGATGATCAGCACGAGATAGAACGACAGCCCCGCGAGAATTGCGGCAAAGATCACCACCCCGGCGAACAGGGCGCTCCACCACGTGATCTGCGCCAGCAGGACGATCCAGAGGATCATCAGCGAGATATTGAGGACCATCAGCACTACGCTGAGCGTGATCGGCAGATGCAGCGTCCTGCGCGTGCGAAGGGCGGTGACCAACGGTGGGCGTCCGGTATCTGGTTTTCTGTGCGGCGGAAATTTCTCCGTGCGTCCGCGAAGTCACTGCGAGTATACTCTGCCCGCCTGCCGTGAAATACTCGCCGTCGAGTCTGTCGCCGCCACAATCCGCCTCCTTTTCCCGCCCTCCGGAGAACTGACCGTGCTGCGCTCCTGCCTGACGTTCGCGTGCCTGCTCCTGACCGGTTCGATGTGTCCTGCCGGTGACTGGCCGCAGTTTCGCGGTCCCGACGGAGAAGGGCACTCGGCCGAGACGAATCTTCCGCTCACCTGGAGCGAAACCGAGCACGTCGCCTGGAAGGCGGAACTGCCGGGACTGGGCTGGTCGTCACCGTCGATCGTCGGCAAGCAGATCTGGCTGACGACGGCGACCGACGAAGGCCACTCGCTCCGGGTTCTGTGCGTCGATCGCGATTCCGGCAAAGTCCTGCACGACGTCGAAGTCTTCCACAAAGACGAACCGGGGAACATCCATAAGAAAAACAGCTATGCGTCGCCCACCCCCCTGATCGAAGGGAACCGGGTCTATCTCCACTACGGGATGCTCGGCACGGCCTGCGTCTCGACCTCCAGAGAGATCCTCTGGACGACCGTTCTCAAGTACAATCATCGGCACGGCCCCGCCGGTTCCCCGGTGCTGTTCGGCGATCTGCTGATTCTCAACTGCGA harbors:
- the holB gene encoding DNA polymerase III subunit delta', with amino-acid sequence MASIWDGFRGHFDQIEMFRRTVERGRLTQAYLLVGPEGIGKQLFARRLAECLLCQNRPRNQLEACGECPGCRPFLAGAHPDYLFVDREPGKRELTVGKIVGDDDQQGLCHDLALRPLPGSRKVAVVNDADTMNDVTANALLKTLEEPPDGAVLFLIASNLDSVLPTIRSRCQLVRFSPLSTDEIAGLLELQGVTATRDEAAAVAALSEGSLATARQLLDPGLRGLQLLLLDELSRLDFSGLGLAKRLQEGLDKLSSEAAEQRVFAHWLIRFTVEFYRAVLWEIGGASADAGAATKAACAWIDALPLTAEEATDLVGQLIERAAQATGHIEQNVSVSLALEGLFDELARLTRAGLPSRQALAR
- a CDS encoding sensor histidine kinase; the protein is MVTALRTRRTLHLPITLSVVLMVLNISLMILWIVLLAQITWWSALFAGVVIFAAILAGLSFYLVLIIKEVRLNQRQANFIDSVTHELKSPIATLKLYLETLELRTLDDQQRTKFYRVMEQELERLDHLINQLLEVGRLDAIGTQADPADIDLESLLRRCAQAACVHHKCEESETIQYDLQPAILHASGLVLDTIFRNLLDNAIKYGDTPPRVEIQVRVERGRVITRIADNGEGVPPELRKRIFGLFFRAGSELTRRQKGTGLGLYIVQTLVRQLKGRITVHDRQGGQGSVFEVDLPGRKAGA
- a CDS encoding response regulator transcription factor, yielding MTTILIVEDEDALAAGLKFNFEQEGYEVLLAGDGPTALQLFQAASPPVSLVILDLMLPGMSGYETCTAIRSLDKLVPVLVLSARTLSEDKMHAFDCGTDQYITKPFALPELLNRVKNLLERHRTLLQSHETSGEQPGSAQSVAEFGNVKVNFRTFEVLVGGRRHNLTTLEMQLLRYFIEHPNEVLSRQKILEHVWDETADVTTRSIDNFVLRLRKVIEPDPAQPKHILSVRGTGYRFVPGESADGRAPKEAG